From the genome of Aspergillus fumigatus Af293 chromosome 1, whole genome shotgun sequence, one region includes:
- a CDS encoding splicing factor 3B subunit 5 family protein, whose product MADKLRTLQNLEALQARHVGTGHADTTKYEWESNIIRDSYASYIGHPPLLSYMALGMGEPKEKVRAAMIEKMVRGAGNPPEVSLVCSGC is encoded by the coding sequence ATGGCCGACAAACTCCGCACCCTCCAAAACCTCGAAGCCCTGCAGGCCCGCCACGTCGGCACCGGCCACGCCGACACAACCAAGTACGAATGGGaatccaacatcatccgCGACAGCTATGCGTCGTATATCGGGCACCCGCCGCTGCTCTCGTACATGGCGCTGGGAATGGGCGAGCCAAAGGAGAAGGTGCGAGCTGCGATGATTGAGAAGATGGTTCGCGGGGCGGGGAATCCACCTGAGGTTAGTTTAGTTTGCTCTGGCTGTTGA
- a CDS encoding tRNA-specific adenosine deaminase, protein MSVGRLHIAEWNLIPDSGVKWSLMDRLTAESSLPSRIASLVHAHFEALPARSKPTIYPDGSREWIPMSGIVVVKGENTVSEKLTCVAVTTGAKCLPASQVSKARGLVLHDWHAEVLALRSFNYWLLSECHSLLAQEQHARSSSTNTPGAASSPFIRRRKSAERPSTAQSEPAPAWPPFELQPDIKIYMYCTCAPCGDASMELCMAAQDDPRPWDVAPGPERTESPGPGPELLDGRGYFSRLGIVRRKPARADAEATLSKSCSDKLALRQVSSLLSYEASLHVTPTRNAYIEGLILPEEEISRVGFERCFSATGRMKTLNGRFWPARDDSIGQYGYAFQPFRVLSVPNDLVETIWPFRKPKPTSAEATTPAQTPPKKNKPGNVSAVWVAAPSLPHPCPIASDNGSKSLPVLRGSRTGLHETIINGVKQGNRAASVTTRGASALSRAKLWGLLRDIVRSSCLGDCTLEAVDGENGLHAGNFLETGSSLKDTALFQLIAASTYEQFKKTPVAMMPSVQARKDAIKEAKEALKGWIPNEGDEQWGLDVLIDSKKRKR, encoded by the exons ATGTCTGTTGGTAGACTGCATATCGCCGAATGGAATTTGATTCCGGATAGTGGCGTGAAATGGTCTTTGATGGATCGTTTGACTGCAGAGTCGTCACTGCCGTCCCGTATCGCCTCTTTGGTGCATGCGCATTTTGAAGCCCTGCCTGCTCGCAGCAAGCCTACCATCTACCCGGATGGGTCCAGAGAATGGATCCCTATGTCCGGGATCGTGGTTGTAAAAG GGGAAAATACCGTTTCGGAAAAATTAACCTGTGTAGCAGTCAC TACTGGCGCAAAGTGCCTTCCTGCCTCGCAGGTATCCAAAGCCAGAGGCCTGGTGCTACACGACTGGCACGCGGAGGTTCTAGCCCTGCGCTCATTCAACTACTGGCTTCTATCTGAATGCCACAGCCTGCTGGCCCAGGAACAGCATGCAAGATCAAGCTCAACCAATACACCAGGTGCAGCATCTTCACCTTTCATCCGCCGCAGGAAGTCCGCCGAAAGGCCTAGCACAGCGCAATCAGAACCAGCCCCGGCCTGGCCCCCCTTCGAGCTCCAACCTGACATCAAAATTTACATGTATTGCACCTGCGCCCCCTGTGGTGACGCAAGTATGGAGCTCTGCATGGCTGCCCAAGACGACCCAAGACCCTGGGATGTTGCACCGGGACCCGAGCGCACCGAGTCTCCCGGCCCCGGCCCAGAACTCCTAGATGGTCGAGGCTACTTCTCCCGCCTCGGCATCGTGCGGCGCAAGCCAGCGCGCGCGGACGCCGAAGCAACCCTGAGCAAGTCGTGCTCGGACAAGCTCGCTCTGCGGCAGGTATCGTCGCTCCTATCGTACGAGGCGAGTCTGCACGTTACGCCGACTCGAAATGCATACATCGAGGGACTGATCCTGCCGGAAGAGGAGATAAGCCGCGTTGGCTTCGAGCGGTGTTTCAGCGCCACAGGGCGGATGAAGACGCTGAATGGTAGGTTCTGGCCGGCGCGAGATGATAGCATAGGACAGTATGGATACGCATTCCAGCCCTTCCGCGTCCTCTCGGTTCCCAACGACCTGGTCGAGACGATCTGGCCGTTCCGGAAACCGAAGCCCACATCAGCAGAGGCTACGACCCCAGCGCAGAcaccgccgaagaagaataaGCCGGGGAACGTGTCAGCCGTGTGGGTGGCCGCTCCCTCACTGCCTCATCCATGTCCCATTGCATCAGACAACGGCTCCAAGTCCTTGCCGGTGCTACGGGGCTCGAGGACGGGTTTGCACGagaccatcatcaacggggTGAAGCAGGGGAATCGTGCGGCGTCTGTTACGACCCGGGGTGCATCCGCCTTGTCACGCGCGAAGCTCTGGGGCTTGCTTCGAGATATAGTGCGGTCATCGTGCTTGGGGGATTGTACGCTGGAGGCTGTTGATGGGGAAAATGGGTTGCATGCGGGAAATTTCTTAGAAACGGGGTCGTCTCTGAAGGATACGGCTCTTTTTCAATTGATTGCAGCGTCCACGTACGAGCAGTTCAAGAAGACGCCAGTGGCAATGATGCCGTCCGTCCAAGCACGGAAAGATGCCATTAaagaggccaaggaggcctTGAAAGGATGGATTCCAAATGAAGGCGATGAACAATGGGGACTGGACGTTCTCATTGATTCTAAAAAGCGCAAGCGCTGA
- a CDS encoding putative C6 transcription factor, translating to MPSPILPHTHQHLPPIPQFHPILSYHHPSADLIALAATYTNNVPSLAAGATSPVMIPPESVESPIVSSAGPTLPHEDSTIPEDFDTQSRASSRDAGSVQTAGDPAAAQDGAHAPQRDDAHNSNENGPDEKPPWSEMKTKAGKERKRLPLACIACRRKKIRCSGEKPACKHCSRSRIPCVYKVTTRKAAPRTDYMAMLDKRLKRMEDRVIKTIPKDEPRDMAAIGRSVVRPPQPGQASKTQKKRSADEAFASEMEEWAHEDRRAPQDIFPMRREGKSNDATGLLTEGAEFLPSLEIQEHLAEVFFDCVYGQSYLLLHKPSFMRRLKARTVPPVLILAVCAVSARFSTHPQLSSDPPFLRGENWANPAAAIALSRHDEPSITILTVFLLLGLHEFGTCHGGRSWSFGGQALRMAYALQLHRELDYDPLLSQGSGNGAQLSFTDREIRRRTMWACFLMDRYNSSGSQRPPIGNEKFLQIQLPIKESSFQLEIPGPTEDLEGNVPNPVPDDVGQLSNAKDNMGVSAYIIRAVVIWGRIVDYLNLGGKKRDPHPLWSPESGYMKLKRQIEDFSATLPSHLAFTFENLQVHAADKIANQFLYLHIIIHQNMLFLNQFAIPLSPGGRPPKDMPKSFLSNAGRAAVEAAHHISVLIDRASAYPLTVPFAGYSAYSASTVHIWGIFSKNAQLEARSKENLRHTYRYLNKMKKYWGMFHYMVESAKDRYRQFADAALKGTVVTQNGNHVTPMFQYGDWFDKYPHGVSRLHWEDPDARQKDHADDGVMGQKPELQSVEDFFASLSPSVPQHSTPRRPDPRRDSKSIAPPDQAIPPQSVVDVNMNNAPGMLGTSSTGFPHPTMYDQQGGTTSLGPAGFDFNIPQDQLPLLDRQFVYGSFAGIDPSPAAFAAVDTPGISTPGEAGPHTNQDTSAALFTGHMDPNAPSGTGEYYQPSAWFLPFNLDPVGAGVGLDPNPAASVPSSENATPDLSAFGGTGIPLGGYDLGMTGMNQRSHR from the exons ATGCCAAGCCCAATCCTTCCCCATACCCACCAGCATCTACCGCCTATCCCGCAATTTCATCCAATTCTAAG CTACCACCATCCTTCGGCTGACCTCATTGCTCTCGCTGCTACCTACACAAACAATGTCCCGAGTCTTGCTGCTGGGGCTACATCACCCGTCATGATCCCACCCGAGTCTGTGGAGTCTCCCATAGTCTCTTCTGCTGGCCCGACTTTGCCCCACGAGGACAGCACGATTCCTGAGGACTTCGACACCCAAAGTCGGGCCAGCTCACGAGATGCAGGGAGCGTCCAGACAGCAGGAGACCCAGCTGCTGCACAGGACGGTGCCCATGCTCCCCAACGCGACGATGCCCATAATTCCAACGAAAACGGCCCTGACGAGAAACCCCCATGGAGCGAAATGAAAACCAAGGCTGGAAAGGAGCGGAAACGTCTACCTTTGGCGTGCATCGCGTgtcggaggaagaagattcGGTGCTCGGGGGAGAAGCCTGCATGCAAGCATTGCTCGCGCTCTCGAATTCCATGTGTCTACAAGGTTACCACCAGGAAGGCGGCTCCTCGGACAGATTACATGGCGATGCTGGATAAGCGGTTAAAGCGTATGGAGGATAGAGTCATTAAGACTATTCCGAAGGACGAGCCCCGGGATATGGCCGCAATCGGTAGATCAGTCGTCCGACCGCCCCAACCAGGTCAAGCATCCAAGACACAAAAGAAGCGATCGGCGGACGAAGCTTTTGCGTCGGAGATGGAAGAATGGGCGCATGAGGATCGGAGAGCACCACAAGACATATTTCCCATGCGCCGCGAGGGCAAGAGCAACGACGCAACGGGTCTTTTGACCGAAGGCGCCGAGTTTCTACCGTCACTGGAGATTCAGGAACATCTGGCGGAGGTCTTCTTCGATTGTGTATACGGGCAGTCATACCTCTTACTTCATAAACCAAGCTTCATGCGACGATTGAAAGCAAGGACAGTTCCGCCCGTGCTGATCCTGGCCGTTTGTGCTGTTTCGGCACGATTTTCGACACACCCGCAACTTAGTTCAGATCCACCTTTCCTCCGTGGCGAGAATTGGGCAAATCCCGCCGCTGCCATCGCGTTGAGCCGACATGATGAACCGAGTATAACCATTCTGACTGTTTTTCTGCTATTGGGCCTTCACGAGTTCGGAACCTGCCATGGTGGGCGGAGCTGGTCTTTTGGTGGTCAGGCACTCCGCATGGCCTACGCTTTACAGCTTCACAGGGAGCTAGACTATGATCCTCTGCTGAGTCAAGGTTCAGGAAATGGTGCACAGCTGAGCTTTACGGATCGGGAGATCAGGAGACGTACGATGTGGGCATGTTTTTTGATGGATCGCTACAACTCGTCTGGTAGTCAGCGTCCACCTATTGGAAACGAGAAGTTTCTGCAGATCCAGCTTCCTATCAAGGAGTCTTCATTTCAATTGGAGATACCGGGCCCAACGGAGGACCTGGAAGGGAACGTTCCAAACCCCGTTCCGGATGATGTCGGTCAATTGTCTAATGCCAAGGATAACATGGGCGTGTCGGCCTATATCATTCGAGCTGTGGTAATATGGGGTCGCATAGTCGATTATCTCAATCTTGgtgggaagaaaagggacCCGCATCCTCTATGGTCGCCCGAGTCGGGTTATATGAAATTGAAACGGCAAATCGAAGACTTCTCCGCCACCCTGCCCAGTCATTTGGCATTCACATTTGAAAATCTACAAGTCCACGCTGCAGACAAGATCGCCAACCAATTTCTCTATCTCCATATCATTATTCACCAGAACATGTTATTCTTGAATCAATTTGCCATTCCGCTTTCACCTGGAGGGCGACCTCCCAAGGATATGCCCAAATCGTTCCTCAGCAACGCTGGGCGTGCCGCTGTCGAGGCAGCACACCACATTTCTGTTTTGATAGACCGCGCGTCGGCCTATCCTCTCACAGTGCCGTTTGCAGGATATTCCGCTTACTCCGCCAGTACGGTGCACATCTGGGGCATCTTCTCGAAGAACGCACAATTGGAGGCTCGGTCGAAAGAAAACTTGCGGCACACCTATCGGTACCTTAATAAAATGAAGAAGTATTGGGGAATGTTTCACTACATGGTTGAAAGTGCCAAAGATCGTTATCGGCAGTTCGCAGATGCAGCTCTCAAGGGGACCGTCGTCACCCAGAATGGCAATCATGTCACCCCCATGTTCCAGTACGGCGACTGGTTCGATAAATATCCTCACGGTGTTTCAAGACTTCACTGGGAAGATCCTGACGCCAGACAGAAGGACCATGCCGATGACGGGGTGATGGGCCAAAAGCCCGAGCTTCAAAGCGTGGAAGACTTCTTCGCAAGCCTATCTCCATCCGTGCCACAGCACAGCACTCCCCGTCGGCCAGATCCAAGAAGAGACAGCAAGAGTATTGCTCCTCCAGACCAGGCAATCCCTCCGCAATCGGTGGTCGACGTAAACATGAACAATGCTCCTGGGATGTTAGGCACATCTAGTACGGGATTCCCGCATCCGACAATGTACGATCAACAAGGCGGAACAACATCATTAGGGCCAGCCGGATTCGACTTCAACATTCCCCAAGATCAACTCCCGCTGTTGGATCGGCAGTTCGTCTACGGATCCTTCGCGGGGATCGACCCTTCCCCTGCCGCTTTTGCGGCTGTTGATACCCCGGGAATTTCCACTCCTGGTGAGGCAGGCCCACATACAAACCAGGACACTTCTGCTGCACTCTTCACCGGCCACATGGACCCCAACGCCCCGTCAGGAACCGGAGAGTACTATCAACCGAGCGCCTGGTTTTTACCTTTCAATCTCGACCCTGTCGGTGCAGGTGTCGGTCTTGATCCCAACCCTGCGGCTTCCGTGCCCAGTAGCGAAAATGCCACTCCAGACTTATCCGCGTTTGGCGGTACTGGCATACCACTGGGAGGGTATGATCTGGGAATGACGGGAATGAATCAAAGGTCCCATCGGTGA
- the erg24B gene encoding uncharacterized protein, translating into MASKKSERSKVPIQPVPEKRGYEFQGPIGAFGIIFGLPCLLYAFTFFCNDISGCPAPSLLHPSTLSIDKLEQEVGWPEDGIKALYDTQVTMWVLSYYLLSLLMQVFLPGTEVEGTELACGGRLKYKFNAFLSAVLILSGCAVGTYLYGTEFALWTFLWDNYVQVITANLIICTAIAIFVYLRSFSVPAPGQLNPELRQLAPGGHTGNVLYDFFIGRELNPRIKLPIPFVGETARTIDIKVWCEMRPGLLGWIILDLSNIAHQYRTYGYITDSIVLTTAFQAFYVLDALYMEPALLTTMDVIMDGFGFMLSFGDMVWVPFLYNFQTRYLSVYPSELGLSGILIVLAVTAAGYVIFRGANNQKNRFRTDPNDPRVKHLKYIETKTGSKLLISGWWGCARHINYLGDWIMSWSYCLPTGVAGYAIIESINPASGEMQKQAVQTPESRGWGMIFTYFYMIYFGVLLLHRERRDEEKCKRKYGADWNRYTSLVRSRIIPGIY; encoded by the exons ATGGCGTCAAAGAAATCAGAGAGGTCAAAGGTTCCAATTCAACCTGTCCCCGAGAAGCGCGGTTATGAGTTTCAAGGCCC TATTGGAGCTTTCGGAATCATTTTTGGCCTACCCTGTCTGCTCTACGCATTCACCTTCTTCTGCAACGATATCTCGGGTTGTCCCGCGCCGTCGCTTCTGCACCCATCGACACTGTCAATTGATAAGCTGGAACAAGAGGTCGGCTGGCCGGAGGATGGAATCAAGGCTCTCTATGATACTCAGGTTACCATGTGGGTTCTGAGCTATTACTTGCTAAGTCTGCTCATGCAGGTGTTCCTCCCTGGCACAGAAGTTGAAGGTACCGAGCTGGCGTGTGGGGGGAGACTCAAGTACAAATTTAATG CATTCCTGTCGGCTGTCTTGATCCTGTCAGGATGTGCGGTAGGCACGTACTTGTACGGCACGGAATTCGCGCTATGGACTTTCCTCTGGGACAACTATGTGCAGGTGATCACTGCCAACCTGATCATCTGTACTGCCATCGCGATCTTCGTTTACCTCCGAAGCTTCTCGGTTCCCGCTCCTGGTCAATTGAACCCCGAGCTCCGGCAACTGGCGCCAGGCGGGCACACAGGCAACGTCCTGTATGACTTCTTCATTGGCCGGGAGCTTAACCCCCGGATCAAGCTGCCCATTCCGTTCGTGGGTGAGACGGCGCGGACGATTGACATTAAGGTGTGGTGTGAGATGAGACCTGGCTTGCTTGGATGGATCATTCTGGATTTGTCGAATATCGCCCATCAATACCGCACATATGGCTACATCACCGATTCGATCGTCTTGACCACTGCGTTCCAGGCCTTCTATGTCCTTGATGCCCTTTACATGGAACCGGCTCTTTTGACCACCATGGATGTCATCATGGACGGGTTCGGTTTCATGCTCTCCTTCGGCGACATGGTTTGGGTTCCGTTCCTCTACAACTTCCAAACCAGATACCTCAGTGTCTACCCCTCCGAGCTCGGCCTAAGTgggatcctcatcgtcttggCCGTCACAGCCGCGGGGTATGTGATTTTCCGTGGTGCCAACAACCAGAAAAACCGCTTCCGCACCGACCCAAATGACCCTCGCGTGAAGCACCTCAAGTACATCGAGACGAAGACCGGCTCCAAGCTGCTCATTTCCGGCTGGTGGGGTTGCGCTCGTCACATCAACTACCTTGGCGACTGGATCATGTCTTGGTCCTACTGCCTTCCAACGGGCGTTGCAGGGTATGCGATTATTGAGAGTATTAACCCGGCTTCTGGTGagatgcagaagcaggctgTCCAGACGCCGGAATCTCGCGGCTGGGGAATGATTTTCACATACTTTTACATGATCTACTTCGGTgtcctgcttcttcaccgCGAGAGGCGTGATGAGGAAAAGTGCAAGCGGAAGTATGGTGCCGACTGGAACCGCTATACGTCTCTGGTACGCAGCAGAATCATCCCAGGCATCTACTAG